The genomic stretch CTGTGGATCTTGGAAATGTCATtcaacaggtgccacgtcccacccaacctcgtagaatcctattagacatgcaataatgtagatgctagtgctttacttttatgcaagtGAGCTgtgataggttgcatggtagaaatgcttgtgagccattgccttgttgcaacctatgaccctcgcacacccgctgttaggttagatgcttgcatactactCGCTACTGCTTCTgctacgcattatatctgtgatgtgatgcattgtggaggattggatgtgagtggataaggcacgtggtgccaatgACTGGATAAGGAGATGataatggatttggggagatcttggcgtgtgtcttgggtgtgtggtgagggtcgagtcgaccgagcaggatctacgacgagtcttgggacaagtcttgccggggaacgctacctgggcgttctccacgagagatacctgtggcgggtacatgtgacagggagaggtcccggagtggagtgtcttcgtgggacgaagcgacgtgatgggaggtgctgtttagcacggggtaatcgggtgtcccgtcgagcggggcatcggttggcccctagtgaagatgtcctgttcggtcgccctaaggactgagatgttctgagaaccggttcgtaggaagccttgcaccccactcgctcttatggggaggagacggatgtacgaccagttagggcggtgccactactactaggttgttggtagacagtgtagggaggtacgggcatgaggacccacaccctcctaagacagcgtagtgacctttgggggcccggtactacgcctcacagtctcagcgtaccggtggtactccggtatggtcccagttctgagtggtagggtggcatcgtacttagttggaaggcagcccggcaTCAGCCTAGGTGGGGCGCTCcaccgatgatggtgatcttgtggttagtgcaaacctctgcagagtttctggttgatcgatcgatacatatgccgtctttttggctatggacctttcctatgtttccgcttcacttgactagtgagaggagtcccTTCTATCTTTctctgggtttgtgttggatccggcgttggccgctgaggcaaggcacgagcagGAGTCgtccttgccgcctagagagtgagagtgtggtgagatgtgtgtgatgggatggatggatggatgtgtggatgagatggattaaaacttgatgaattattattattaaatactgatgaacttgcataggaaaaactacagccatatatacaggcctcttgatctacctttgcattccacttaccacaaagcttacgcaaaagcatagggtgggagccagtggccagtacaaatcgtactgaaaattgtttagcaggttttgaacgtggtctatgacgataactacggagaatagaaggattaggtggtctcgttcctgcactcaagtttggttcggagatgaaggctacgcccgctgataaactacgccgactctgatgattgtccgtgaaggaggagccttcaccgctgacgcgctacatcaactctgataaagacccgtgtgtgtttccgctagaaaaacgatgtaataggattgttgaccaagagttgtaaagtaaatgtgttgtaattttgttcctcacgatgtatgactatgataacagctgatatatgataatgagatggttcaatttttgaattatcacattataattcgaatctgtggatttttcctttttggaaaaatctaggtcgtttcacTTGCTATGGTGTTACCTCTATGAGATAAATTTCTTCAGTCCCTTCACCATTTTATTGTGGTTAGATTTGGCCATGACGAAGGACTAGAGAGAATAAATTTTAGATCAATCTTCCTCATTTTCGGTAACAGAATGAAGAAGTAAGACACTAGAAAGAAGAAGTTTCTCAACTCCGTCTACATAAATGTTGTCTATCGTTCGTTGGGCATATGTTCTTAGGCCTTTTGATGTGTGTTTATTTGTGCGGTCATCCATACTATAAAGTGTCGAGATCTATAGCTATTCACAATGTGGGTACAATTTAGATGAAAATCAGTTTTAGATATTTGTGTAATTCAGAGTAATTGTAACGTGTTGATGTACCCAGCTGTTATCAATATAATTCTTCTTTTTAtcgcaaaaataaaaactatccAGTCCGAGAGAATGCAGATTGTGTAGTCTGGACGGTAGGAGCACTTTTCGCAATGTTCTCTCCTTTGGTTTGGGCCAAAAATACCACTAAGCGTCTTCCTTGTTCCTTTTGGCCATGAGTTTAGTGAAGTGGAGTATGAAGCTCAAGGAGAGAAGAATGTGAGGATCAAGTGTGAGATGTAGTGTTAGGGATATGTGTTCCTGTTGCCATTAGATACTTACATACAAGAGTGATCCCACTGTTTGTAGATGTGAGGCAGTAGGCAGCCATGAGAGTTGAAGTTCATGAGCCCGAGCACTTGAGATCATGTGTGGTCTTCCGATGAAGGCGGCCGGTGGCCTTGTTAAAGAACACGATTGTCAATAAAATTACTAGAAATTAACTTTGTTCCTTCATGAAATCGATCAAGTCGCACATGGATTTACCAATACATTAGCAGTGAGACAATCAGAGAACTTCTAGCATATAATTTCAACCTAAATCAGCTGTGATCGAGAGGGGGCTGTTAGAATAAAAGGTAATTGTAACAGATCTTTTCCGATGTAATGATACGGCTTGTTAGTTTTTCTTCTTCTGTTGTTGTATTTGACAGTTGAGATTTGCTCTTGtcatgagcatctccaacggtttGCCATTCTAGTTTGGCATTTGTGTTATTTGGTAAAAAGGTAAAAATTACtcctccaacggttttgcaaatGGGTTTGCTATTTTAGTAAACTTGGCATTTGAGAGGCCCCCCTTGGCATATTTGGGAGTTGGCTTTTGGATTGGCAAACGCTTGCGGCCGGTTTTTCTGCGTCAATTCCGTGTGCGGCCTGGTCTGTTTGGCGCCGTTTCCTTCGTCGGAGGGAGTCCTCGCGCCAAATAGAGTCTGCGCCGCCATTGGTTTACCGCGACTCAAAGACGCAGATCGAGTCTGCTACGTCGTTCCTCCCTGAACGCGATTGAAATATGCCGATCGAGTCTGCTACTTCCACCAGGAACGGTGTGCATCACGAGAAAGATGAAGGCGACGACGGACACGAAACTGCGATTGCGAGCGGCGGTGCCTCCGTTCGCGCGAAGGGAAACATGCGCGAAGAAACACGCGCGTGTGACAGAAAGACGCGCGCAAAGAATTGGCTGGGTCCACTAGGTAATTGCTAAGTCCAGAATGCCAAACCATTGGGGATGACCATATTTTTTCCTTTGCATTTGCAATTGGGAGTtggcaaacaacaacaaatgccaaacCAAAATTGCCAAAGCATTGGAGGTGAGAAAAGTCTGTCGTCAATCACATGTATATTGCATACTATATACGATAGCTTGTAATTCCAAGGCTTCCACACCGATTCCAAATTTCCAATTATACCTCTGAAATTTACATGTCTGACATGGGGATCCTGTCTGTGAATCACATGACGGAGCACCCCTGCGCGTTCTCGTCGCTGAAGTAGTCGGTGGCCCTGGTGCCGGCGACGGCCGAGTTGGCACCGTGGTGGTAGTATGCGCCGTACATGCGCGAGTCGTCGTAGCCATGCTTGTAGTAGTTGTACGAGGACGCGGGCCGCGCCGCGTGGCTGGCGTGCGCCGCCAGGCCTGCGGCGCCGGGCTGGTACATGAGCTGCTGGTGCGCCAGGACGTgcgccgcgccggcgccggccccgCCGGCGGCCGCGCCCGCCGGAGCGTACGGGAGCGGCCACAGGACGGCGCGGCGGCCCGTCCGCCGCACCGCCTTGAGCACCTTCTTCTGCTCCACGTCCCCGTTCACCGTCACCTTCTGCTGCGCCATGTCGATCTCCACGTCGTGCACGCCTTCCAGCCGCTGCACCGCCTTCCGGATCTTCTTCTCGCACCCGGGGCAGTCCATGTGCACGCACATCTCCACGAGCTGTAGGTGATGTACGTAATTAAGACACATCAGGGATCCCAGTAGACTATTACTACAAGGAAAATGCATGAATATAGCGCGGAAACTCACCGTCATTCTCGTCTCTGGAGTTGTATGGATCGATCACTCCGGCAGTTCTGGTATCTTATCAGGCTGTGTTGACAATAGCGACGATGCTAGTACGTTGAGCTAGTGGTGAATTTGGTGATGAAATACAGGGTTGTTTCTGTGCCAACACGTTGTGCATCCCCCCGTATATACTCATCATCTTGTAACAGGTTACCGCTCCGGGAGGCATGTGCCATAGCTAATGGTCGGCAGGCCAAGGAGTTGACGAACAATTTTCTGTACTCAACATGCATGCACCGACTGCTTCCTTCGCGCTCCACCTCCGCATTCAATTCCGGTGCATAAAAAACGACACGCTGATGCCGACATGGAAACTCATGCAGGGGCGTCATGGGCCGGGAGCCCGGGAGCACGCACGCTACCACAGccgcccgccgcccgccgcccgctGGCATGCGCGTTCCAGGACGAAACGATCGCTGCTGTGCGAGGACGAGGAGCCGACCGGCTTCGGATCCGGTGGCGTTTTTCATCTCGTGAGAGCAAAGCGCGGCGAAAATAATGGAGTCGGCCAGAAGGAGacggcagtttttttttttcgtgAGAAACAGACcggcactttttttttttttttgagaaacagACCAGCAGCGATGCGCCTGGCTGGCCAACACAGGACGGCGCCCGGCGGTGGCCCAACAAAGTTGGCTATATTTGTTTGCGGGCCTCCCATCCTAATAAACATGTTTATGGGCTGGGTTACAGCTCTGGACCTACTACACTCCACTCCCGTCCTTCAGCTCACTTAGCCTCGATTTGTGTTATACTGTAGTTATGTTCATcggttatttatttatttatttatttatttatttatttatttatggtgAGGTTTACAGATGGTCCTTTCGATGAATGGTAGGAGTATTATCGTTATAGCCTTTAGCTGCCTGACGTCTCATGTCGGATCAAATGAATCACACATTCACACTTGACAAGTTGACAGCTGACCACATTTGTGCAATGATGTTCCGTTCGGATCTGTTGGACTTCTCTACTTAGAGTTCTAGTTCCACGTGGCTTCAACATCATTCATATATTTGTTAGATTATTGTTTAACTTAACGTGAAATTATTCACATACATGTGACCGGGAATATTTGACATGGAATTTAATTTACTAAGTAGTACTTAAGGTGGCAAGGACATCCATATACTAAAATAACAGAATACAGTGGAGGAATAATTGAGACTTGACGCTGTGGAATGTCTATTATTATGTATGTACTATACATATTTGATTTAGGTAGTTGGATTTGTTTTGTAATAAATTTGGTCATGATAGATTAGGAATGAAATAAACGGATGGAGATGGGCTGGAAAACCCCTCTTCCGTTTCCGTTTTCTAGCCAATTAATCCAACGTGGAAACAAATTAAAAGAAACACGTGCTACTACCATGTAAGGACAACTTCAACGTAGGCTAACAATAATATTAGCCTCAGAATAAAATGACGTACTATATATAGCCTCAAAATAAAATGACAAGCCGTATAGATACATGAGTTTTGATTTTTGAAGCAACCAATCTTACATCGCATGCTACTCTTATTGTATCATAGTCACGTAATAGGCATGGTAGGTTTATAGTttttgtttggaactttagcctGTTTCTTTTTTCTAGTATGGTTTGCTTTTTTGTCACAACGCGCTTTTGAGTGATGGTTCTATCTTTTTGTCAAAGCAAGCAATTTAGATAACTGTTGCAAACGTAGAGGATAGGACCTCTACTGAAGCTATAATTTGGATAACTGTTGCAAACGTAGAGGATGGGACTACTAGCCAACTTAGCATTGGGAAGGCTAAGTATTTTCATGGACAGTCCTAGACAGTTTTCACTAGAGAAACGGATAAGAGCATTCCTTATACATGCAGTGCTGCACATTTGTGCCGACAATGCTACGCAAGGTGCGAAAGGAGTCCGCTCCCACGTCAGAATTGCACACATGTACGCAATTTCAAGTGGATTGCCAAAATGCCATCGGAAAAGCCAAGCTTTTCGTGTACTACATAAAGATCAATCAAAGTACTCTAAAGTGCACTTTTCCCCCAAATCTTCTAGTAGCTTTAGTTCAGGGTTAGCTTTCAATTTTTCCTCCAAGACGGCTCACTCCTGGTCGAAAAGAGGGGAAAGAAGCAATCACACAGTTGAGTACTTGACTAGTTGTACGAGCGGCTAATGTCTTGTTTGATCTCTAAAAATATAAGAATGGTGAGATCTAAACATTTGGATTATTGAATAAGATTATTTTAGAATCCAAATAGGTCTTGTTATCAATGTTCACCAAGACGTTACATGGTAATTTGTCAGACACATATCGTTTAGCGTTTATTTAGGTTATACACGGCTACTTAAATGGCCTGCACTGTCAATTAAACAAGATAGAATGGTCGAATAAATGGACACAAATGGTCACCGAGTTAATAGGACATTCTCACTATACAAAGACAATAATCACTGGTACGAGAATAAGATCCAAACATTCTCATCCCTTTTTCTTCAGAATTCAGATTCTATATTACTACTATCTACTTGAATCATTACGAGAATGAGATGTGAACAGAGTCCAATGCTTTTGCTAACTGTGTTGAGCATTATATTTCGCTGGTTTCACTATTCATAAAAGTGACAGACAAACCGTAGCCACATGCCGCCGCCGATaagttctctctctctctctctctctgagctGGTCAAGTTTCTTCTTCCCTAAACGATTGGCCAGCATTAATAATTGACATGTATCGACAGTAGCTAACCAGAGGATGACCAGCACAGATCGTTTTCTTGAGGGCTACATGTATCTTCCCTTCCTTGGGCTCTTCCCCTTGATTGCAGCGGAAAGCAACCCGTCTCCTGCATTAACGAAAACGGCCGATTTAATGGCCTCATCATAGTACCGGGTCCTCATCCCTAGCTTAACAAACCACCAGATCAAAGCAGAGAGTAGCAGACCCCGTGGCGTCCGTCCACGTCACGGGCGGTAGTGGTACTAGTGCGGCAGCATGGATATCCATCCAATCCCAGCCATGTCCCATCTCGATCGATGAGACATGAGACGAGACGGCCGGGGGGCATGCCGCCGTTTTCTTTTCTCGACGGGCGGGGCGCCGCGCGCGAGTAGCGTCGGACGCGAGCGAGCGCGTAGTTTCTCCTGTGCTTTTGCGTCGTTGCCGAGGAAAGGCAACACGCTAGCGCGACGCTACGCTTCCGAATGAAGCAACCGGGACGACCGAGTGACCGtaatatataaagaaaaaggtTGTCgatttcaggccttgtttagttcccaacaaaaactaatttttttttaagattgtcCGTCACATTTAATCTTACGACATATgcataaaacactaaatataaataaaaataaaaactaattaaataGTTTATCGATAAATCGTGAAATAAATTGTTTAattctaattagtttataattaaataatgtttattacaaataaacgaaaatgctaagcagtgcacatctaaacaagacagTCTGCTGCTGCTGAACTGCGGAAGTCCGCCAGCATCACCAACTTTTGGGTTCAGAGTCGTCGGGCCCTTTTTACAGCCGGAAAGAGAAGGAAAGGAACCCAGTGCACGTCATGGCCATGGGATGAGCTTTTTGCCCCAGTCCAAGCTGCAGTGCAGGCGGAGTTGGGAAAAGAAAACTTTTTAGATACTACAgtatatttataattataacaattagtatctaatataaactaattaaatttaaaaaaattgtttacaaaatatatgaaaattatataattagttatatt from Sorghum bicolor cultivar BTx623 chromosome 3, Sorghum_bicolor_NCBIv3, whole genome shotgun sequence encodes the following:
- the LOC8075605 gene encoding heavy metal-associated isoprenylated plant protein 28, yielding MTLVEMCVHMDCPGCEKKIRKAVQRLEGVHDVEIDMAQQKVTVNGDVEQKKVLKAVRRTGRRAVLWPLPYAPAGAAAGGAGAGAAHVLAHQQLMYQPGAAGLAAHASHAARPASSYNYYKHGYDDSRMYGAYYHHGANSAVAGTRATDYFSDENAQGCSVM